The region TTAACAGAAATGGTTTAGAGGTAGAAAGGCTTTGGAAATTGAGCGCGGTAAGGTTCGAGATCAGTTCTATCAAACCTATGGGGATCATTGTCAAAATGTGGACTGGTAGCTCTACTTTCttgtttatcttaattttaaggcctaatgtcttaaaaaaccccgaccttttagccccttttcaatcataccctgacgttgaaaatttgtcaattttaccctattttgcatttttgtgtttcaattgtaccctgaaaaattaaattaacgtcttttgcgtttggaaatttgtttaaaacattctccatgtctcgcatatattgattgtatatttttaaaatttatttaaatttagttaaattaattaagaatttaaattagtgttaatttgattatggtttttagttagtttttaaaaataaaggacttatttgtacttttttgaataaaaaagaattttatttcatgtttagacttaattaattgaatgatttcatcatttaagtaaaaaaattaacaaaaattaaaatattggggtacaattgaaaacggaaaattcaaaagtgggtaaaattgacaaattttcaacgtcggggtggaattgaaaaaaagtttaaaggtgaggggtttttgagtgattaggcctaattTTAATGTATGACATTTTGAATTagttttttgattatttttttgttttgcgTTATCCAGGCATTCTTTTGGTCCGGATTCTGAGTTCCTACGTCAactattctttttctttaatgCGCATAACAGTGGTGATCTTGCTATCCTCGTTGAGACCTGTCAACGGCTTTTGCAATTTGCTCGAGATACTGGTATTATTTTTAGAAAGCCATTCGTTGCTATTATTTCAAGTTGTTTTGGTCATTTGTTGTGTGATTTTCACTACGAGTTGTgtgcactttttttttttttattattaaccaATTGTTACAACGCAGCAGGGGATATCGTTAGCCTGTTTGGTGGAATAAACTACATGGAGAATCGTTCTTTAGTGGACTATAGGGTGAAACAACTCTCTTTCTGCTGTATTCAGGCGGTGTTTGAAAATAGGTTGGTTTTCTTTATTATATTGCTCGAATCTTCTAAATTTGTGCCGCACAATTATGTAGAGTTTGTTACCAGTTGCGTGCGTAAATTTAACTTGTGATATCGTTGCTTTTAGTGTCTGATAACTATCCAACTGCTCGATGCTTTTTCATGCGCAGCTACATGCATATTGATTTCTCTCATTATAGCTGTCGACATTTAATGCTGGAGCTTCCTTTGCTATCTCTGTCCTTTGCATATGTTCTTCATTGATGAGCATACATGATTATTGGATTATTCTCATTCTAACCGTGGAGTTCTTTGATATCAGAATATGCAAGCCATTTCCATGTCTTGTTGATTCTCTAGTCGATTCaagataaattttcatttttctactttttgatatattttcatTTGTCTACTTTTTGTTTACTTGATTTTCTTGTATTACTTGTTCTCTGCTTCTTTCTTTGCCGCTTCTCTTGATATTGTGGTCTAAGATATCTAATTTTATAGAATCTATTATTAGAAAAACTTCTGTGAAGTTGCTGTGAAGAAATTATTTTTGGTCCTGTAATTTCTGTTAAAGTTTCTGACTTTCTGTACCATGTATGTGTTGCTTATGTGCCACTTCTTTTGGGACAGAGGGCAATTGAAGAATCAACTTCTGATGACAGGAGGAAAATCTAGTGAACCACTGGCTGTTCTGCTTGAAGTTGTAGTTTTGTTGATAGATCAAAAACGTCCATGGGCATGTAAAATTGTTGGCTATCTTGTGCAGAGAAATGTCTTCAATTTATGTAGACAGATTATTCTTGTGATAAAGGTATCTATTAATTCTATTCCTGAACACTTTTTTTTCCAGAATTTCATGCCGGTGGCGGTATGTACAGAGTGTCTATGCAATGACATTCTTTGTTGCAATTACATTTTCCTATCTGCTGGATGACTGTTTATTTACAACATGACATTATGCAAATCAATGGTTTAGTAAAAGATATGGCCTTGGAATTGCAAACTTGAGGTAGTGTAGTTGGGATTCATTGCTAAACATTATTTGCTCATGAACATTTCCTTTTTGAATTGTTAGTTACTTAAGAATTTTAAGGAATAAATATGCTATAGTGGGAATTTCTTTTGGATATTGATGAGTTTTTCTTTGCGCCTTTAGACACTTAAAGACTGGTGTCTTCTCTGTGTGCTTTTGGAAAAAGAATCTTTAATGTTAAATATGTTCAATTGTCAAAAAATTGTGCGCAACATCATATAAGTGGAATTAGACAATGCAATATAGTATTTTTATTCCTTCTGCTGTCATTTCAAGGCCTTAATTAGATGCTCCTTTCATAACCTGTAAAGTTGTAGGATCATATATTGTTTTGCTAAAATGTATTTGTCAGGCTGCATACTCCCTTGGCTATGGACTTACACATTGTTCTCCTTAATGATTTTCAGGAAAATATAAAGGATTGTGGCTTTGTTGGAACATTATGTTCACTGGAGCACGTGCTTTCTCTTGTCATTCCTCACGTGGGTCAGAAGCCATGTATTTGCCCAGAGATTGATCCACAATGCAGTTTCTTCTCTCAGATTCTGACAATTCCTTTTTTGTGGCAGctttttccaaatttaaaaaaggTATGATTATGTGTGGTGGAACGGTTGGTTTATACAATTTTCCCGAGAACAAAACATTGTATAAGTTTTCAAGTTTTCATTATGCGCTGGAACTTCTAACATCTATACCTTTCATTAACACTCTTTTAGTGTCAATTCACAGTTAGTCGTTGAGAATCCTAGATTATTTTACATATAATTGGGAGTGCATTCTATGACCAGGTTTATGCAACTCGTTGGCTGAGTGAATTCTACATTCATCAAATGGCACTTTGTGTGCAAAGCCATGCTAATGTACTGCCAAAAGATGTTTCAGTAGAATGTCCTGGTTATGCCTGCCTCCTCGCAAATATGTTAGAAACTGCCGGAGTCTCTTTATCTCAGCCTGAATGTTCTTTTGATATGGTAAGAATCCACAATTGTTTTACCAGATTGCTGTGCATTCCTTATTACAACTGCCTAATATCTTGGTGTTTTGTGGAACCTTCTAAGTTTTAAAGCTAACTATgcttctcttatttattttaattaggctATTGACCTTGCGGCTGTTGTAACATTCTTGCTGGAGACACTCCCTCCTATAAAATCATCCAGTCGAGAAAGTAAAGCAAGTATGCATTCTTGATCATGAAATTCTCAAATTCACTGTTGTTTACTGTTATTATCTGTAATTTTGCCCTCTTGAACTGTTAAATTGAAATGTCCAAATTCATGTAACTGCTCTTCTTTAGGTTCTACACTTAGTGAGGAGGATGCCTCTGTGCCTGATGATATGGAAATAGAGCTGAATAGAGATCTGGAACAGCAGATAACCAATGCTATAGATTCCCGCTTTCTCTTACAGTTGGTATGGCAGCTTGACACTTGCCTTTTTTTGCTTTGTGTTGGTCTATTTACCTTTGACATCTAGATacagaaatttaatttttaatttatgttggAGCAGACGAATGTTTTATTTGGAGGAATTTCACTGCTCAGTGATTCTCGCTATGGACTAGATGAAAGAGAGATTACAGCCGTTGGGGCTGCATGTGCTTTTCTGCATGTCGCTTTCAGCACTTTACCCCTTGAACGAATCATGACTGTACTAGCTTATAGAACTGATCTGGTTCGCGTTCTTTGGAAATATATGAAGCAGTGTCATGAACAGCAAAAATGGCCATCCTTGCCTGAGCAATTATCACATCTCCCAGCTGAAGAGCCTGGTTGGTTACTACCTCTGGCTGTTTTCTGTCCTGTATACAAGTAAGTCTGCATGTAAGGCTGCGTTGGTTACCAACTTTGGTATTTGTGTTATACATCTCTTTCCAGTGGTAGGGCATCACTTAGACACTTTACCTTTTAAGGTTTATGTGAATAGCTGTTTTGGGGTCAATCTCTCGCTCTCTCTATTAACATTTCCAgccattttatttttcttactcTTACCGTCATTCAACAGGCACATGCTTACAATAGTTGATAATGAGGAGTTCTATGAACAAGAGAAGCCACTATCATTGAAAGACATCCGGTGCTCAATTGCTATCTTGAGACaggtaatttttgttttgatgaGTTCTGGTTGAACATTTTACAGAAGTGAGATGTGTATAGACTGTTACTTTCACTAGTTTGCTTGTACATTTGTTTTGTGTTTTACTGCCTTGCTACATCAGAAATGTGGTAGTTGTGGTTCTTATTTGTTGCATTGCTATTGTTTCTGCAGGCCTTGTGGCAACTCCTATGGGTGAACATGAATCCCACAGCTCACAAGAATATTGCGAAACCTACTACAAACAACCTTGCGTTTAAGCGGAAACCGGTTGAATCTATTAGACACACAGTTACTGTTGTAGCTTCTGAACTCCTTTCTCAGGTATTAGTTGAATATTCTAGTTTCTAAAGATATAACCCTTAGTTGTTGGTGGTTGTATGACACACAGTTGCATGTTTTAATTTGGGAATTTTCCCTTATAACATATTTAGTCGCAGCATATTTATAGTGGTTAATGAGCTAATATGCTATGTTATTGTGTCTAATACCTTAATTAAAATGTAGTTGCAAGATTGGAACAACAGACGGGAATTTACTCCTCCCAGTGACTTCCATGCAGATGGCGTTGATGATTTCTTTATTTCTCAGGTAGGCATATTCAGAATCTGTCAACTAATTCATCGTGTTATTGTTTTTCTCACATCCTATTTTCAGGCTGTAATAGAAGGAACCAAAGCAAATGACATATTGAAGCGAGCTCCTTTTTTGGTACCTTTTACAAGTAGGGTTAACGTATTCAACGTAAGTTCTTAAAGTCTTCAATTATTTCTCTTGAATAATTACAATTGCCTGAACTGTAGTTAAGTGTAGCGTTCTCTATACCCGTGTCCATCTATTATGGACCTATCTATCTATGTTTTCCTTGGGAAAAATCGTCCAAATGACTGAACTCTCCTCCAGCTAATTTAGTGTGGTTTAATCTTATATGAGTAGTCCTTGATCTATATATGGATGTTTTCCATAAGGAATGTAATTGAAGCATGCGAGATTTCTATCTCATACAAGCTTTAATTTGATGACTGTTTGATCAAACTCTATGTTTTCCATGTGGCAAGATCATTATCATGTTGAAGATGTGCCTGATATATGTAGTTTACttatatttgattttctttcagTCACAACTATTAGCAGCCAGGCAAAGACAAGGTTCCACTAGTGTTTTTACAAGAAACAGATTTAGAATTCGACGGGATCATATTCTGGAAGATGCTTATAATCAGATGAGTACATTGTCTGAAGAAGATCTACGGGGAATGGTAATTTCTTGTTTTATGTAAAGGCTTTTCTATTGCGGGTGGGTATGCTTTCTTGTCTCACTATGGTTGTCTTTCGTTTACAGATTCGTGTTACATTTGTCAATGAGTTTGGAGTAGAGGAGGCTGGCATTGATGGCGGTGGAATTTTTAAAGATTTCATGGAAAACATTACTCGAGCAGCATTTGATGTGCAATATGGTTTATTCAAGGTCTGAAATTCATTTTCTGCTACATTAATGCATGCTAATCTCTCCTCTTTCTTCCCATCATTACATGTGAACGAGCATACAGATATCTTGCTTTTCTTATAggcaattatttttttgtttctttatatTCTGTGCTGTGTTGCAGTCCTAGTTATGTTAACTTTTATGCTTGCATTGTATATTCAGGAAACATCCGATCACCTTCTGTACCCTAATCCTGGCTCAGGAATGATACATGAACAGCATCTTcaatttttccattttcttGGGACTCTTCTAGCAAAGGTTTTGAATTTACCTCCATACTGTTATACCTTTATTATAACATAATGTTGTTTGTTCCACATCTGTTTAAATCTCAAAGATCAACTGCATTCTGCTTATTTGTTAGCCTATGTTAATTCATATAGCAGTACATGTATACCCTTGTCATTTGAAGTTGTCCATATTGTTTACTTTGTAAAGCAAGATTAGACTTGGTTTAAAATAGCTGTGTGGTTGTTCATTGGTAAGTTATCTAAAATAACAACACGGTGAAGAACAGAgtttcactttatttttatGCTTTTGTCTGTTTAGCTGTGCTGATATGTCATGGATTAACTTTGTGGTTGATTATGCTGAGTCTGAGTGTGtttcttaataaaattttgtgGACTCACAAGTGAGGATCTATAGATATGGCGTACCTAGGAGGTTGGATCTCTAACGAAAAAGAAATTTTTCGCTAGATATTTCCATGCtgtcaaatttgaattttggtCCAAGGCCTTTTCAGGGTTTCAGACTCGGGTGCTCTTTGTTGTATAATATGCTTCGGTCAGTATGAATTAATAAGATTGGTCTTTTATTTCTAGGCCATGACTGTGGCTGTACTCATGTTTTGATGTCCCTAAATTTGGAATGCTCTGCTGTATTTGGTTGCCTCTTTTGAGATTTCTCAACTTCAAGAGGGGTAACCTTTCACTGCTCAAGTCTGACTACTTGTGCGCATGCGATGATATCTTTGGTATTATCCCTAGTTGGTATTCCTGCTATACATTGTTTGCTTTACTTAGTCCTAAACTTTCTGCCAGAAGAAAGCCACAGGAACGAATCCTGGACCTAAAGTCTAGAGGAGGCAGTTTTTGCATATCTGTATTTATTGAGTTTGGGTTTTGGTGAAAGGGTGACAACTCTCTATTATGGTCTGGGTACTGTGTTCTTTAAACATGGAGATGGCCTCTCTATGATATGGCAAGCGGCAGCATTCTTAGAACAGCTGCCTTGTGCTTGGTTCCTGGCCTCCTAATTACCACAACCCTCGTCAGTTGTTGCATTTTCGTCTA is a window of Mercurialis annua linkage group LG2, ddMerAnnu1.2, whole genome shotgun sequence DNA encoding:
- the LOC126667733 gene encoding E3 ubiquitin-protein ligase UPL6 isoform X2, whose protein sequence is MFFSGDPSTRKRVALGGRSTKERDRQKLLEQTRMERHRRLWLRQQNTSAIKIQKWFRGRKALEIERGKVRDQFYQTYGDHCQNVDWHSFGPDSEFLRQLFFFFNAHNSGDLAILVETCQRLLQFARDTGDIVSLFGGINYMENRSLVDYRVKQLSFCCIQAVFENRGQLKNQLLMTGGKSSEPLAVLLEVVVLLIDQKRPWACKIVGYLVQRNVFNLCRQIILVIKENIKDCGFVGTLCSLEHVLSLVIPHVGQKPCICPEIDPQCSFFSQILTIPFLWQLFPNLKKVYATRWLSEFYIHQMALCVQSHANVLPKDVSVECPGYACLLANMLETAGVSLSQPECSFDMAIDLAAVVTFLLETLPPIKSSSRESKASSTLSEEDASVPDDMEIELNRDLEQQITNAIDSRFLLQLTNVLFGGISLLSDSRYGLDEREITAVGAACAFLHVAFSTLPLERIMTVLAYRTDLVRVLWKYMKQCHEQQKWPSLPEQLSHLPAEEPGWLLPLAVFCPVYKHMLTIVDNEEFYEQEKPLSLKDIRCSIAILRQALWQLLWVNMNPTAHKNIAKPTTNNLAFKRKPVESIRHTVTVVASELLSQLQDWNNRREFTPPSDFHADGVDDFFISQAVIEGTKANDILKRAPFLVPFTSRVNVFNSQLLAARQRQGSTSVFTRNRFRIRRDHILEDAYNQMSTLSEEDLRGMIRVTFVNEFGVEEAGIDGGGIFKDFMENITRAAFDVQYGLFKETSDHLLYPNPGSGMIHEQHLQFFHFLGTLLAKAMFEGILVDIPFATFFLSKLKQKFNYLNDLPSLDPELYRHLIFLKHYQGDISDLELYFVIVNNEYGEQTEEELLPGGRNLRVTSENVITFIHLVSNHRLNFQIRQQSSHFLRGVQQLIQKDWLDMFNEHEIQLLIAGSLESLDVDDLRAHTNYAGGYHHEHYVIEMFWGVLKSFSLEYQKKFLKFVTGCSRGPLLGFKNLEPLFCIQRAAGSASEETLERLPTSATCMNLLKLPPYRSKEQLETKLLYAINAEAGFDLS
- the LOC126667733 gene encoding E3 ubiquitin-protein ligase UPL6 isoform X1; this translates as MFFSGDPSTRKRVALGGRSTKERDRQKLLEQTRMERHRRLWLRQQNTSAIKIQKWFRGRKALEIERGKVRDQFYQTYGDHCQNVDWHSFGPDSEFLRQLFFFFNAHNSGDLAILVETCQRLLQFARDTAGDIVSLFGGINYMENRSLVDYRVKQLSFCCIQAVFENRGQLKNQLLMTGGKSSEPLAVLLEVVVLLIDQKRPWACKIVGYLVQRNVFNLCRQIILVIKENIKDCGFVGTLCSLEHVLSLVIPHVGQKPCICPEIDPQCSFFSQILTIPFLWQLFPNLKKVYATRWLSEFYIHQMALCVQSHANVLPKDVSVECPGYACLLANMLETAGVSLSQPECSFDMAIDLAAVVTFLLETLPPIKSSSRESKASSTLSEEDASVPDDMEIELNRDLEQQITNAIDSRFLLQLTNVLFGGISLLSDSRYGLDEREITAVGAACAFLHVAFSTLPLERIMTVLAYRTDLVRVLWKYMKQCHEQQKWPSLPEQLSHLPAEEPGWLLPLAVFCPVYKHMLTIVDNEEFYEQEKPLSLKDIRCSIAILRQALWQLLWVNMNPTAHKNIAKPTTNNLAFKRKPVESIRHTVTVVASELLSQLQDWNNRREFTPPSDFHADGVDDFFISQAVIEGTKANDILKRAPFLVPFTSRVNVFNSQLLAARQRQGSTSVFTRNRFRIRRDHILEDAYNQMSTLSEEDLRGMIRVTFVNEFGVEEAGIDGGGIFKDFMENITRAAFDVQYGLFKETSDHLLYPNPGSGMIHEQHLQFFHFLGTLLAKAMFEGILVDIPFATFFLSKLKQKFNYLNDLPSLDPELYRHLIFLKHYQGDISDLELYFVIVNNEYGEQTEEELLPGGRNLRVTSENVITFIHLVSNHRLNFQIRQQSSHFLRGVQQLIQKDWLDMFNEHEIQLLIAGSLESLDVDDLRAHTNYAGGYHHEHYVIEMFWGVLKSFSLEYQKKFLKFVTGCSRGPLLGFKNLEPLFCIQRAAGSASEETLERLPTSATCMNLLKLPPYRSKEQLETKLLYAINAEAGFDLS